The Paenibacillus uliginis N3/975 genome has a window encoding:
- a CDS encoding WD40/YVTN/BNR-like repeat-containing protein, with protein sequence MILRNHSYCRSILLLTIFIFLLTACSSTSSKPTAVEPSVIQQETESVEDGQTLTVVTPETANKAPEEKSKYQIQTRLTDFHMLSDSEGIAWGLTKTSIRLYLTEDFGETWVDISPSPNINFVDRPVYGQDIVFTDKDHGWIVRNGVGSQDTMLLNTNNGGSEWKLSSLPGTEKVTALSFSSSENGWVMASGGASPGSEEKALFRTNDNGGKWSNIMQNSDYPASRIPGTVIPRTGLIVGMTFANAITGFATVKETQGSKLYVTRDGGTKWNSSKLVFQDDQMKMCKSYIPGVPKFLGSTNDVWVPVTCLNANSTEYLGYFSSDSGESWNVVSFPLKPKSTSGTLSPVFRRLNEGWSMIDGIVYRSENMGKTWTPYPADPELGKHLADYPIVSKMEFASSEVGWMLVETTDAKRSRLLLSMDGGETWRIR encoded by the coding sequence TTGATATTACGCAATCATTCGTACTGTCGAAGCATATTATTGCTAACCATATTCATTTTTTTACTGACTGCTTGTTCATCAACGTCATCTAAACCGACAGCGGTGGAACCATCCGTTATTCAGCAAGAAACGGAATCTGTTGAGGATGGACAGACCTTAACCGTGGTAACACCCGAAACAGCCAATAAAGCACCTGAGGAGAAAAGTAAATATCAAATACAGACAAGACTAACCGATTTCCATATGCTAAGTGATTCCGAAGGAATCGCATGGGGACTGACGAAAACCTCTATACGTTTGTACCTTACTGAAGATTTTGGAGAGACGTGGGTTGATATTTCCCCTTCACCCAACATTAATTTTGTAGATAGGCCTGTGTACGGACAGGATATTGTGTTTACAGATAAAGACCATGGCTGGATCGTCCGAAACGGAGTAGGGAGTCAGGATACCATGCTTCTGAACACGAATAACGGGGGGAGTGAATGGAAGCTCTCATCTTTACCTGGTACGGAAAAAGTGACGGCTCTTTCGTTCTCTTCATCCGAGAACGGCTGGGTGATGGCCTCTGGGGGGGCTTCTCCGGGCTCGGAGGAAAAGGCTTTATTCCGGACGAATGATAATGGCGGTAAATGGTCCAACATTATGCAGAATTCAGATTATCCCGCCTCTCGTATTCCAGGCACGGTTATTCCGCGAACAGGTTTAATAGTAGGTATGACATTTGCCAACGCTATAACTGGATTTGCTACCGTGAAGGAAACACAGGGCTCGAAACTGTATGTTACGAGAGACGGAGGCACAAAATGGAACTCTTCTAAGCTGGTTTTTCAGGATGACCAAATGAAAATGTGTAAGTCCTACATACCCGGAGTACCGAAGTTCCTTGGTAGTACGAATGATGTATGGGTTCCCGTAACCTGCTTAAACGCAAATAGTACCGAATACTTGGGATATTTCTCTTCAGACAGCGGAGAGTCATGGAACGTTGTATCTTTCCCTCTGAAACCTAAAAGCACGAGCGGTACACTAAGTCCCGTATTTAGACGTCTCAATGAAGGCTGGAGCATGATCGATGGTATCGTTTATCGCTCGGAGAATATGGGGAAGACTTGGACACCATACCCAGCTGATCCTGAACTGGGTAAACATCTCGCAGATTATCCAATCGTTTCAAAAATGGAGTTTGCCTCCTCCGAAGTAGGATGGATGCTTGTTGAAACCACTGATGCGAAGCGATCCCGGCTTCTTCTAAGCATGGACGGTGGAGAAACCTGGAGAATTAGATAA
- the tlp gene encoding small acid-soluble spore protein Tlp — MPKPDNREDNVHRLQDAVQDTIENFREAKDYLNEFGDEISESEKEQILEKNERRKKSISGFREEIKDEAKHQREK; from the coding sequence ATGCCTAAACCGGATAACCGCGAAGATAATGTCCATCGTTTGCAGGATGCTGTACAGGATACGATCGAGAATTTTCGCGAAGCCAAGGATTATCTTAACGAGTTTGGTGATGAAATTTCCGAATCCGAGAAAGAGCAGATTTTGGAAAAAAATGAACGACGCAAGAAAAGTATTTCCGGATTTCGTGAAGAAATCAAGGATGAAGCGAAACATCAACGCGAAAAGTAA
- a CDS encoding L-lactate dehydrogenase, translated as MNSTIFRPSRAVIIGTGAVGTTTAYTLLLRKRVAEIVLIDINHDKAVGEALDMNHGLPFVGGVKVWAGDYSDCEGADIIIVTAGASQKPGETRIDLLKKNAAIFDEIVQNITKYNQDGILLIATNPVDILSYVTLKVSGFPANRVIGSGTLLDSARYRYLLGKHKHIDPRSIHAHIVGEHGDSEVPVWSLANVAGIGLEIDEEDKQKIYDSTKNAAYEIINAKGATFYAIALALDRIVTAIMQNESAVLNVSTLLQDYNGVSDVYLGVPCVVDRTGVREILNLPLNEEETILFHKSANKLKSEIASLYS; from the coding sequence ATGAATTCCACAATCTTTCGGCCAAGCCGTGCTGTCATCATCGGGACAGGCGCGGTAGGAACGACAACTGCCTACACCCTGCTGCTTCGCAAGCGTGTAGCGGAGATCGTTCTGATTGATATCAATCACGACAAAGCCGTAGGTGAAGCACTAGATATGAATCACGGACTTCCATTCGTGGGTGGTGTCAAAGTTTGGGCCGGGGACTACTCGGACTGTGAAGGGGCCGATATTATTATCGTAACGGCTGGTGCTTCGCAAAAACCGGGAGAAACCCGTATCGATCTCTTGAAGAAAAATGCTGCTATTTTTGACGAGATCGTACAAAATATTACAAAGTATAATCAAGACGGCATATTGCTGATTGCCACCAATCCGGTGGATATATTGTCTTACGTAACACTCAAGGTGAGCGGTTTCCCGGCTAATCGAGTCATCGGTTCCGGCACACTGCTCGACAGTGCGCGCTACCGCTATCTTCTCGGCAAGCATAAACATATTGATCCGCGCAGTATTCATGCGCACATTGTTGGGGAACATGGAGATTCTGAAGTACCTGTCTGGAGTCTCGCTAACGTGGCAGGCATCGGTCTTGAGATCGATGAAGAGGATAAACAAAAGATTTATGACAGTACCAAAAACGCTGCTTACGAGATCATCAACGCTAAAGGGGCTACGTTCTATGCCATCGCCCTTGCGCTAGACCGAATAGTAACTGCCATAATGCAGAACGAAAGCGCAGTGCTTAATGTCTCCACTCTGCTCCAGGACTATAACGGTGTATCCGATGTATACCTCGGTGTGCCTTGTGTCGTAGACCGTACCGGTGTACGGGAAATACTCAACCTTCCTCTTAATGAAGAGGAGACAATCCTGTTCCATAAATCGGCTAACAAGCTGAAGTCTGAGATCGCAAGTCTTTATTCTTAA
- a CDS encoding tyrosine-type recombinase/integrase — MSDVKDFYEEPLDAFLIWMKDAGYTVYTQKSYMSDVYEFLESLNGKTLDHVKKLHVMSYLSSVRERGVSDTTRNRKHAAVNCFFKALMDLELVAQNPASGVKKSKTETNKVPSYLNEQELIRFFEAVQGKYRTRNIAVFLLMAYMGLRIGEVHALNISDYNAQHRTLSVFGKGRKWRSLPVPESVSQILEQAISQRLEPWRAKEDAMFTSQKGRRLSIRCIQQIASETFDRFQEDVPVQQRLSYSSHKLRHSFATMLLRKGADLRTVQELLGHSSIQTTTIYTHVSSREKEEAIARLDIQLPTGF; from the coding sequence ATGTCCGATGTGAAAGACTTCTATGAAGAGCCATTAGACGCTTTTCTGATCTGGATGAAGGATGCCGGTTATACAGTTTATACGCAGAAATCATATATGAGTGATGTCTATGAATTTCTGGAATCGTTAAATGGCAAAACGCTGGATCATGTCAAAAAGCTTCATGTCATGTCGTACTTGTCTTCTGTCCGCGAACGCGGAGTTAGCGACACAACCCGGAACCGCAAACATGCGGCGGTTAACTGTTTTTTTAAAGCCTTAATGGATCTGGAATTGGTAGCGCAGAACCCTGCATCCGGGGTGAAAAAATCAAAAACTGAGACGAACAAAGTCCCCTCATATTTAAATGAACAGGAACTCATTCGCTTTTTTGAAGCAGTACAAGGCAAATATCGCACGCGGAACATTGCTGTTTTTCTCCTTATGGCCTATATGGGGCTACGTATCGGTGAGGTTCATGCTCTTAATATATCCGATTATAATGCCCAGCACCGTACGCTGAGCGTATTCGGAAAGGGACGTAAATGGCGCTCACTTCCTGTCCCTGAATCGGTTAGTCAAATCTTGGAGCAAGCCATATCCCAGAGGCTGGAGCCGTGGCGAGCAAAAGAGGATGCTATGTTCACTTCTCAAAAAGGCCGGCGTTTGTCCATCCGATGCATCCAGCAAATTGCATCTGAAACCTTTGATCGCTTTCAGGAAGATGTACCCGTGCAGCAAAGATTATCGTATTCCAGTCACAAGCTGAGACACTCGTTTGCAACCATGTTGCTTCGGAAGGGGGCGGATCTGAGAACCGTCCAGGAGCTGCTCGGACATTCATCAATACAGACGACAACCATTTATACCCATGTGAGTAGCCGTGAAAAAGAGGAGGCTATCGCTCGATTGGATATTCAGCTTCCGACTGGATTTTAG